In the genome of Candoia aspera isolate rCanAsp1 chromosome 4, rCanAsp1.hap2, whole genome shotgun sequence, the window AGGGAAGACGTGTCCTAAATTATGAACAGAGCAAGTGTTTTTCTCAACgtagttgttttttcttttttattgtttttgtaggACTTTAAACTCTCCATAGCTAACACAAACTACAAACACAACACTGTAcaaattgtaataaaataaaacaaaatttttaaaaactttaaaaaaaatccgcCATACGTTTTAGGTTGCGATTgttcctttttaatataattttgattAGAACAAAAACCCTTAAATGACAAAGAACCTAGGGTTTGATTAActtaattttatataaaaaggcaaacaaataagtaaaatcGTGCATGACACTTCTGCTTTACAAAATAAAGACAATCAACAAGCCCCAGACCTGACACATATATTGCAGCACCTCCACTTAAATACAAGGGTTAGCAAGAATCCTAAGGACACCCAAAggtaaatcaaacaaaacaaaacgcaaCCACAAACCCATCCGTGGTAAAGGGAGAGGGCAATAAAGAGGGTGGGAAAATAAATTGGACTATAAACTTGATTATGATACGACAAATTACTGAATGCAAGCGAGGGTGCAAAAGGAAGACACCGCCATACAGTCTCAGATATTTTACAAAAATGTGTGTCTCGGTTGtgccttttttggggggaggggggaggggttgCCATTCCTGGAGCTTCCCCAACTGttggcatttttgttttcttccccattcactcattcattcattcgcttggtctctctctcattctgtctCTCCCCCTTCTGCTCTTTCATTCCGTCggtttctcctcttcttcctcggGGCTCAGCTGAGTGGAGTTGAGgagcttgttttcctttttccatttcatcCTTCGGTTCTGGAACCAGATTTTGATCTGGCGCTCCGTCAGACACAGGGCGTGAGCGATCTCGATGCGTCGGCGCCTGGTCAGGTAGCGGTTAAAGTGGAATTCTTTCTCCAGCTCCAGAGTCTGGTAGCGCGTATAAGTCTGTCGCCCTCGCCTGCCACTCGGCCCAAAAGAGGAACCTGGTGGGTATGGAGAAGAAGGCAGGGATGTGGGACTGAACATTTACTGGAGTTTCAAATATGCATGACAATGGCTATGCTACTCGCCAGAGTGCGTTGctatgtctgtgtttgtgtgtgtgcgcgcgcgggGGGGGCATTCTCTGCTGTAATTTCCTTTCTCCATGTGGCCCTGTCTCCTGTCCCCAATCCTCAGTGAGCAAAACCGCCGTCGTACATAATACAAGGAAAAATGtaatatcttaaaaataaatatactataAGGAAGGGAAACATGAAGAATCAACAAATCCACCCCTATCTGGGTAGCTTTTCCCTTCGTGCCTGGGAACACCGCATTCTCCAGAATAATTCTGCACCACGTTTGAATTGAAAAGTTGGGGGATACACTTCCCGGATATTCGCCCGCTCTCTGGCCGAGTGTCGCTGGGCGCCCAGATAACTCTGCTTAAAAACTTGCAACTCCACCATACaacctctgttttgtttgtttgcatgtttatcttttttaaagaaggggaggggaaaactTTGGAAAAACTGTTATATGTAACTCGGAAGCCTACTGTTTCTGGTGTGGTGGGGGGGTTGGGAGAGAGTTAAGCGAACTGCTTCCTCACGCAAAGACCCCCTCTGTCTTTCTCTGCCTGCAAACTCGAGTGCCCTCCTGAGCAGCGTTCGCGGGAACCGAAGTTGCGGCCCTGGGGCACTTgcttgcagggccgcaactgtggggttgggagtggggggcaacCGGAGCATGTGCCCCGAGCGCagcactggtggggcaccaaaatgagcgctgggggggggcgccaaaatcgGCGCGGAATCCATGCTTGCCTCGGGTGACACAgcccctagttgcgggcctgcttgcTTGGGAGTAAAGCCCAGCGCAGCCCTCCGCCTGCTGCAGTGCTCCGAGAAACAGGGCTTCGAGCTGGTCGTGGGGCTCTCAAAAGCTCCTGAACGGGAAGGGACTTAATGTGGGGAGACACTTAAAGGAAAATCAGCAGCGACACTTTCTTCACACGGGTGGGAGATCGAGGAGCCACTGCGATGTAATGGCGCAGGGGGTTAATATGTTTTCTAGGTGTGAGTGCAGTGGCGGGCTGACAAGACTTGTTTGAGAGAGTTATCCATGCACTTCCTTCCAGCACTTCCATTCGGAAAGAATTGATGTACAAAGTTAAGAATTCCTTCTACCCTACCCTCTCTTCACTCTTCTTCTGGGCAGCCACCTCTGACCTGTTCCTTTCCGTTGGCGGTGCTTAgtctcccctctcctctcttttatttctatattctacacatccaccatcaccatcaccatcaccaccaccacccgcctTCACCCCTATTGCTTTAGAGTTGAGAACTTAAGCTAAACACCAATCTAcccacctttctctctctctctctctgtctattgATTTCCCTTAATTTTCCCTCCCTTTGGAATGTAAAATCAGCGCCCCTGTACCTAGAGATGGGAGGAGGAGCTGTGGCTGGTCTTTATCATTCTTTAAATGAATTTTCATGGAAATTATGGCACCTGGAGGCAGTCATTGATCACAAAGAAGGTGGGGGAGTGAGCGAAAGAAAAACTATCTACAACCCCTCTTCAGGCAGGCATTCAATTATGCTTGAGTTTCATTAAAAATGTAGCTCTCTCCCTTCAAATATTTAAGCCCTCCTGACATTATTCAACTGGCTGGGTCTGCAGAATATGCTCTTGGTTGAATTGGCACAGAGGTATCCCGTGTGTCACTGTGTGGTtggttggtgggtgggtgggtgggtgggtgggaggggtgGGAAAGAAGTTGAAATCCAGGTCTATTGAAAACAGTTGGGGGGGGGTCAGCTTGATAACAGTtgaatcgtgtgtgtgtgtgtgtgcgcggaTGAGTGTGAGTGCCCAAGACACCTTTCTAAATCACCCCTAGTGAGTGACAGCTAACACTGCCTTCTACAAGACAGAACCGCTCAGTCAATAAATCTCCGCGCTTTCAGTCGCAGAAAGTTGGCTAAAGAGAGGAACTAACTGAAGAGAGACTCCTGCagatatgacaaacaaacaaacagacaaacaaagaaagaaagctagGCAGCGCTCTCTATTTGCAGCATAGCTTAAGCAGTGCAAAAAAGTTTGAAGGAAGTTTCTGGTTCTACTGCCTGCAGCCTCCGATTGGGAGGAAAACATTTCCTGCTCTATCTGGGTAGCCATCTGTCACCTAACATGATTgagaagagggggggggggggggaggaaagccACTTACTATTGCAGGAATTCATTCTCTGCATCCAAGGGTACACTGGCGTGGAGCACTTTTGATCCTCGTTGTCCCCGAAAACGTGCTTGCTCTGTGAGCAGTCTGACTTCCGGGCTTGCTCCTGGCCGAACTGAACAGGCTCCTCTAGGCTCGAAAGAGAACAGCCTGTCTCTTTCTCCCTGTAAAAACCAGATGTCCCGTAATCGCAGGCTGGACTCCGGTTGTAAGCTCCGTTGGTTTGCTGGTAGTAAGGCGCGCCCGGGTAACCTTTCTCCTGGACCCCACCGCCCCCAGTCCCATACGCGCTGGGATAGTGCCTTAAAGGGTCCGCGTAGCCCGTGGAATATAAGGGGAGCTGTCCCAGGAACGGTTCTTGACCCCCGGCTAAGCTCACCGGAAAAGTAGAGTTGACAAAATAAGAACTCATtggaaacaataacaataataataataataataaaccagaagAACAGCGTCTGTTCTTTCCCTTGCTCTTTATGATTTGTTGCGTTTTATAGTCCAAGCGGTTTAGCTATTAGCAGTATATGGGAGATTGGGTTTTAGCTGAAGGGGGATGGCCGCGTGCCAACCAGGGACATAAGGGAAGAGAACCATCTGATCACGCGCTGACCAATAGCAGGAGTCGGAGGCTGCGAAATAGCACCCTGGAGGGGTTAGCTGTGCACAGGGGACCCCCCAGAACAAACCAGTGAAAGCATCTCTGCCACCAACACTATCACCTTTAAACAACAGAAACGCCCCCCCCCCATACAAACAGACACcactcttcctttttcccttctttctccccccaccccacccccaccccaccccctttatcACATATTCATTATCCAGGAAAAGATAAATCCAGGAGATATTTGAGAGTTTTCTTGGGAGTAATAAACAAACATGAGACGGTGGAGGGTGAAAGATATGAAGAATGACACCAATCTTACCCTTGCTGCTACGacgaagagggaggaggaaaacgTGGGAAATATTTTCAACTTGAAAAGTTTGGTTTTCAGTATAAGTATTGGGAGGAGGATAGGAAGGCGCgttatctcccccctcctcacACACCTTTGGGTTCAAGTGGGGGCAGTGGGGAGACTGTCCTGTACATCCAGTTCAAGCGCTCGATCTCTGGATCTGAGAAGGGAAAAAGTTGGAGCGAGCGGTCCTTGGTGCTCCCTCTGAGCCCGTACAGAGCTCCCTACCAAGAACTTTAAACAGCTCGGGAGGTACGGAGGGGAATCCGGGGGAAGGGGGTTACATTTTttctctccgccccccccccccgccgtatcccaccccccacccctttaaaTTATCTTCACCGGTAGGTGCTTCTGCCCTCACCATCTATTTTATCCCTCCGACCTAATCAAGTCCTTCCCGCGTAAGTTTGCGGCACCGCGTCCCAAGTCCAAGAGACACATTGGCGGTTTTCGAGCTCAGCTCCAACCACATCCCGCGTGGCTTCAAAGAACGGTGCCCTCTTGCGTTTTTACGGTTCAGGCCGGGTCTTTGGACAGGTTAGAGTTAAAGGCAGCGGCTGGTCTGACGGCCAAGAACCCCCCTTATTGATCACCGAACATCGGAAATTATTAAAGCAAGCAGGGGATAGCCATCGTGTGGAAGATGTCAGGGTAGTTGGTACGAGCTTCGGGGGCGGAGGGGAAATCCCGGCTTTCTATTTTGTACGTTTGAGTTTGCAGTAAATTCGGGAATAAATTAAACTCGCTCCTAGGTCGCTGACCTgctttaaaactctttttaaacGTTAAGTACGAAGGGGCTGAAAAAGTTGACCAAAAGGCTGGAGTTTGGCGTTTGACTTCCTCTCCGCCTCGCCAATTCTCATACTTGGAGGGCGAGCCTCGACCTCCAGCGACAAAATTACCTTGCATTTGGTGCGGTTGTGGCAGATAATTTAAGTGCCCTTCCTCCCCCACTCAGAATTCTACTTCTTTCGTATGCAAATGTGAATTCAGGGAATCTTATAAAGATGCTGTAGTTTCTTCTACAACAACGAAACTGTTCCAAATTGTAAAATGCTAGTCACCCTGCCTATCATTTTGCTatcattctctttctctgtctctctctctctctccttatcatccatccacccatctatCCAGCTCATCTTGCATCTTTCCTCAAGAAATAGGCTATTTTCGATTCTCCAAAACTTTGAAGTACTCTCTACCTATCACATGTCCTTCATCACCAATCTGCAAACACAGACACCTCTTTCCAAATTCATCCCTACTTCTGATTCTCTGAAGGAAAAGGGATTTCCCTGCACTTTTGGACCAATGGAGCTGTAATCCAAGCTACCTCTCCATCATCCCTCGATTACAGATGTGCAATCTGCTCATAAGAATTCTCCACCACACCTACCCTCAGTTGCTCCCAGACCGGATTTACATGGCAACGCGATCCCTGCAGAATGACCAAAGCGAATTTTCTGTCGAGGATTAAGGAACCACAGAACATGCTGGATTGCCATCTAATTTGTTAGCAGCCTCGGTTTTAATGACATGAAACCCACACAGTTCCAACAGTACTTTGATATAACTCTTAGAATGGGAGGAAATTGCAGGCAAGGCAAGTAATTTTCGTTTGTTTGTTCAaggctctttctctttttttccttctctctcttacacacgcacgcacacacgcacacacactacTCTGGTCTTTGATTTGTGTTCCTGCGGAttctttcctccctttcctttGTGTGCGGAGTAGATCCTAACTTTAAGTTGATCTGCTTTACTGATGTGTAAAAACGGAGgaaagtgggaggaagaagaagagtaaGGAAAGCAATCTGAGCAACTCCCCTCCCTACAACTTACCTGAAATCGGCACAACACTTCAGACCCTTGCTTAGAAACAGGGAAATCTCACACACAAGCAAAAATCTCTGAATGGACTATTTGGCTACTTAAGTGAGTAAATGTGCTACTTTCTGAACTTCTAATTTTAAGAACTGGTACTGGAAATGCACCAagtgtgggtgggtggatgtTGGTGAGCAGGCAATGGT includes:
- the HOXB6 gene encoding homeobox protein Hox-B6 isoform X3, with product MGVKREKETGCSLSSLEEPVQFGQEQARKSDCSQSKHVFGDNEDQKCSTPVYPWMQRMNSCNSSSFGPSGRRGRQTYTRYQTLELEKEFHFNRYLTRRRRIEIAHALCLTERQIKIWFQNRRMKWKKENKLLNSTQLSPEEEEEKPTE
- the HOXB6 gene encoding homeobox protein Hox-B6 isoform X2; the protein is MSSYFVNSTFPVSLAGGQEPFLGQLPLYSTGYADPLRHYPSAYGTGGGGVQEKGYPGAPYYQQTNGAYNRSPACDYGTSGFYREKETGCSLSSLEEPVQFGQEQARKSDCSQSKHVFGDNEDQKCSTPVYPWMQRMNSCNSSSFGPSGRRGRQTYTRYQTLELEKEFHFNRYLTRRRRIEIAHALCLTERQIKIWFQNRRMKWKKENKLLNSTQLSPEEEEEKPTE
- the HOXB6 gene encoding homeobox protein Hox-B6 isoform X1; this translates as MYKLNRAKNRGGAGKRGQKHTHTLSPSYTHTHSHTCTHISRTKLRLLILLIPFPNSLCTDSGFLSNDGGGNGESVPDGGFGHFSKREVTPFSVQKDAAKEKALRSRNGRLSGWDNICQLTYKSKRNSISPPSSSFASSSSSSSSSSSSSQSIEGWASKAGGQEPFLGQLPLYSTGYADPLRHYPSAYGTGGGGVQEKGYPGAPYYQQTNGAYNRSPACDYGTSGFYREKETGCSLSSLEEPVQFGQEQARKSDCSQSKHVFGDNEDQKCSTPVYPWMQRMNSCNSSSFGPSGRRGRQTYTRYQTLELEKEFHFNRYLTRRRRIEIAHALCLTERQIKIWFQNRRMKWKKENKLLNSTQLSPEEEEEKPTE